CAGAAAGCATacacacactactacagaaatgaactttagtctcggttgggaactagctctactcctGGTTTCCGAACCGAGACTAGCAATCCGgggctaaaggtgttgttctttagtcccggtttgctacaaccgggactaaagatcctcccagctttaaaaaaaaataatgcctcccaccgctgcgccctgtgagattggaacccaagacctcatgcactgcctcgcacgtagcttaccaccccacctacacaacacatctaacaatggatgtgatgctttccttttgaactaacccatccggggacctttagtcccggttggtgttaccaaccgggactaaagggtcctttagttcgggctggtgttaccaaccgggactaaagggtctacctttagtctgggttgatattatcaaccgggactaaaggttggaggacttttagtcccggtttagccgttgggtatggacctttagtctcggttggagacaccaactgggactaaaggccttctagtcccgggggcaaaaaatgccgaggctaatgccaaattgggacatcgttctaaagtctgttctctagtaatgacaccatttcatttgatatttttgtTTTCCTGTCGATATAATGGAACATTTCCCACATTACGTAGAACCCGCATTCGTTGTTCGCCATTGGCTGTTGTAGGGTATCAATTTGCATATGATCAACCTCGAATGGGGTCTTCGTGTGCCCATCCATTCTTGCCTTGTCACACTAAAAAGTGTAAAAGGCGGACATTAGAATGTGCTAtgtgactagaaaataatatgtttttTGGGAGACCCAATTACATCTGTGATTCCTACAACAACGTGCAGAGTATTCTTTTAGTTTCTAATCATAATGAATGGTTCAATAAAAAACTTAGAggccattttttaaaaaaaatgctaaTTTCCTTTGGGAAATGGAGGAATGATGTAGCAATTAATAGCGAAGCACCGCCCACGAGCCCACCAGGGAGAGGGTCCAAAGTCCAAAGCCCCCAAAGACCATCTGGGTGAGCTGTCAAGTCTCTTCACGTCCCCAAGTTATTTatcaaataataaaataataataaagtaAAGAGTCACCTATCACCCATTTCTTGGTTTCGCGGGCAAAGTGGAGTCGACGAAGGTCTGGCCGGTTGGGATCATCTTAAAGATGAGCATTTGGGCCGCCCGACCCGGCACGGCACAGGCCTAGGCCAGGCACAGCGTGAGCTGCTCAAGCCGCGGGAGATGGCGGGCTGGCGGCGACCGCCAGATCCGCCGCAAGAGCCAGGAGGAGGCCGGCAGTTGTAGCTGCTCGTGGAAGCCGGCGGTGCTGGAGCCTGGAGGAGGCGCCTGCCGGCGCGCTCGACGCCACCGTGTGTGGAGGAGCCCGCGCGGGGCGCGTAGGGATGCTGCCGTGCTTGTCTGTCGGTGGTCCGGGGGGCGGCCGCGCGGAGGAGAGGAGCGCGCAACTGAGGAAGTATCGGCGGGCGAGCGAGAAAAGGAAGGAAGAGAGTGCGGCGCGGGGGGGACGAGGGAAGTTAGGGTTTGGGTGGCAGGGGTGGCGTCGTGGGCTGAAGGCTGGtgggctgttttttttttttttgagaagacGGCTGATGGGCTGTTAGCAGGCTACAGTACAACCGGGCCTCCAGCAGGCCTTTGGCCATTTACCGTGCCGGCCCGGGCCCGCACAAGGCCGGGGCGTGCCGTGCTTAGGCTAGGCTAAAAAACCGTGCTTCGGGCCAGGCCGTCGTGCCACGGGCTGCATGCTCACCTTTAGATCGTCTCGTTCTCGCGCTGCCGCCGAGTGCCGGCAGCCGAAGCAAGGAGCAGCCCAGTATTGCGTCCAGGTGAGGTGATCCTAGATTCCACACATCTCCTCTTCCCCTCTCGTCCTCTGCTCATTTTTTCCCTCGCCGCTCCAGCAGAACCTACGGGCGCCGGCGACCTGTTCGACGGAATGAACAACAAGGCGGCGGCAGCGCGCGGCGCGGACCGCATCAGCGATCTCCCCGACGCGCTGCTCCAGGACGTGCTTTCCCTGCTGCCGGCGGACCAGGCCGTGCAGACGTCCGTGCTCGCGCGCCGGTGGCGGCACCTCTGGAAGGGCATGCCCGCCCTGCGCCTCGTCGGCCCCAAGACGCGGTTCGCGACCGCCCAGGACTTCGACAGGTTCGTGAACCGTCTCATCGCCGTCCGCGGCCATTTGCCCCTCGTCAGCTGCGAGGTCGAGGCGTACCTGACCTGGGATGATTACGCTGGTGAGCCTGAGGAGCCGGAGCCGAACCTGTACTTCGATTCGTGGATCCAGTACGCGCTGGCGTGCAAGGTTCAGGTGCTCAAAGTCGTCGGCGACGTTGTTGGCTGCGAATCAGAGCTCATCGTGCCTCTTATCTCTCAGCACCTGGTGAACCTGGATGTCCACCATGTTTGTATGGAAAAAGATTCTGTGGATTTCTCAAGCTGTCCAGTGTTAGAGGAGTTAAAGATGAAGGAGTGCGGCCTTTGGGTGCGCAGCATGTCGTTTCCATCTCTGAAGCGTCTGTTCCTTACTGAATGCAACTTCCCTGTGGATCGCCGCGTCAGTATTTCGGCACCTGGTATTGTTTCACTGCGCCTTCTTCAGTGTGGAGGCAAGACTCCTTTGCTTGAGAGCATGCCGTTGCTAGAAACCGCTTCCATTGATCTTTCCCGCTATGAGTGCAAGGATAAGTGTGGGGGTTGTACTGATGAAAGCTGTGAAGGTTGTCATGGTTATCCTGTTGGGAGTTATCGGAGCGTACTTCTGAATGTTCTCTCCAATGCTATAAATTTGGAGTTAAAGGATCAACCTGAAGTGGTATGCTTCTTGCTTCCACTTATATTGTACTCCGTATCTACTCTAACTGTTACTTGGTATATAGTTTTACATGCATAAACACAAACAACTTGCTTTTTCATTATCACACATATATTGGTGCTGTCACTGTCATTACTTGGCTGACATACTTTCCATTGTTTCTTTCTGATGGTTGTGACAGAT
This sequence is a window from Miscanthus floridulus cultivar M001 chromosome 10, ASM1932011v1, whole genome shotgun sequence. Protein-coding genes within it:
- the LOC136485192 gene encoding F-box/LRR-repeat protein At3g59190-like — protein: MNNKAAAARGADRISDLPDALLQDVLSLLPADQAVQTSVLARRWRHLWKGMPALRLVGPKTRFATAQDFDRFVNRLIAVRGHLPLVSCEVEAYLTWDDYAGEPEEPEPNLYFDSWIQYALACKVQVLKVVGDVVGCESELIVPLISQHLVNLDVHHVCMEKDSVDFSSCPVLEELKMKECGLWVRSMSFPSLKRLFLTECNFPVDRRVSISAPGIVSLRLLQCGGKTPLLESMPLLETASIDLSRYECKDKCGGCTDESCEGCHGYPVGSYRSVLLNVLSNAINLELKDQPEVYIYKRDLECCPIFGRLKTLLLDMWCRHVDMHALVLFLQHTPILEKLTLQLRSDKNLLCAGRGERKHVRIGQSFSCAHLKEVSIECEEKLRVQDKVRQIVKILNRSGILKEQITFKKLPRPEVYRLVAVSPRAFDDNWSGGE